One region of Acaryochloris thomasi RCC1774 genomic DNA includes:
- a CDS encoding alpha/beta fold hydrolase has protein sequence MQPQTETWQWQGFRIRYQFAGEQGPAVVLIHGFGASSAHWRKNIAELAETSRVYAIDLVGFGGSDKPAPGPLQPGQNVEYIFETWGQQVLDFCQEIVGGPAFLVGNSIGCIVALQAAVMNPSQILGVSMLDCSLRLLHERKRQEIPWYRRMSAPVLQKVLAYRLLGEAFFKGVAKPKAVRKILLQAYGRKEAVTDELVDLLLGPAFEAGAPAVFLAFIQYSQGPLPEDLLPQVTCPVLMLWGKEDPWEPIDQGRELAKFPAVEDFIALDGIGHCPQDEAPEVVNPLLQNWIQKHAVPIAVS, from the coding sequence ATGCAGCCTCAAACTGAAACTTGGCAATGGCAAGGCTTTCGGATTCGTTATCAGTTCGCAGGTGAGCAGGGACCTGCGGTTGTTTTGATCCACGGCTTTGGAGCCTCTAGCGCGCACTGGCGTAAAAATATTGCTGAGCTAGCGGAAACGAGTCGTGTCTACGCTATTGATCTGGTTGGGTTTGGTGGTTCTGATAAGCCTGCCCCTGGCCCCCTGCAGCCCGGTCAGAACGTGGAATATATCTTCGAAACCTGGGGGCAGCAGGTACTCGATTTTTGCCAAGAGATTGTGGGCGGTCCGGCTTTTCTGGTGGGAAACTCGATTGGCTGTATTGTGGCGCTCCAGGCAGCGGTCATGAACCCAAGCCAGATTCTGGGCGTCAGTATGCTGGACTGTTCACTGCGGCTGCTGCACGAACGCAAGCGCCAAGAAATTCCCTGGTATCGGCGAATGTCGGCTCCAGTTCTGCAGAAGGTGTTGGCCTATCGGCTGCTGGGCGAAGCTTTTTTCAAGGGCGTGGCGAAACCCAAGGCCGTCCGTAAGATTTTGCTTCAGGCCTATGGCCGCAAAGAGGCCGTCACCGATGAACTCGTTGATCTTTTGCTGGGACCGGCCTTTGAAGCAGGCGCACCGGCAGTATTTTTAGCTTTTATCCAGTATTCGCAAGGCCCACTTCCCGAAGATCTGTTGCCTCAAGTCACTTGCCCCGTATTAATGCTCTGGGGTAAAGAAGATCCTTGGGAACCCATTGATCAGGGGCGAGAACTGGCAAAGTTTCCAGCGGTTGAGGACTTTATCGCCCTAGACGGGATTGGTCATTGCCCTCAAGATGAAGCGCCTGAAGTGGTGAATCCTCTGCTTCAGAATTGGATTCAAAAGCATGCTGTCCCTATCGCAGTGTCTTAG
- a CDS encoding cytochrome P450 yields the protein MTSTLNRNTKEPQKEPLTFADIPASNAPSWVQLLQTVFNPIPELERSRQRFGDVVRAGAAGFPPMVFAGSPEGVEAILAADTELFEVGSGNKALRPLLGEHSLIQLDGAPHRRQRKLMMPSFHGASVQRYGEVMAEVTENVMSQWQPGQVFPIHSSMQKITLRVILKAVFGLTEGERFEQLQNLLCEFTDAFNAPWQSLFLFLEPLQKDLGSWSPWGQFLRRKAKINQLLLDEIHDRRQQPPQDDVLSLLLAARDEEDGSALSDLELRDELMTLLFAGHETTASVLAWAIYWIHSQPEVKQKVMAELSDLGADPDPMEVAKLPYLTAVCNEALRIYPVVLFTFGRILKQPYNFMGYNLEPGIMLAPCIYLLHHNPKLYPEPKTFRPERFLERQFSPYEFIPFGGSNRRCLGYTFALFELKVVLAKMLGSAKLELASDRPSVPVRRGVTFMPSEGVPVRPQG from the coding sequence ATGACCTCTACACTCAATCGCAATACTAAGGAACCCCAAAAAGAGCCTTTGACGTTTGCTGATATTCCTGCGTCGAATGCACCGAGTTGGGTGCAGCTTCTGCAAACGGTCTTTAATCCGATACCTGAACTAGAGCGATCTCGCCAACGCTTCGGTGACGTTGTTCGCGCTGGGGCGGCGGGCTTTCCGCCGATGGTTTTTGCGGGCAGCCCTGAAGGGGTTGAGGCAATTTTGGCGGCTGATACAGAGCTGTTTGAAGTGGGCAGTGGCAACAAGGCACTCCGACCTTTACTGGGAGAGCACTCCCTAATACAGCTTGATGGTGCTCCCCATCGGCGGCAGCGCAAATTAATGATGCCTTCTTTTCACGGTGCGAGCGTGCAGCGCTATGGCGAGGTGATGGCGGAGGTGACGGAGAATGTCATGTCTCAGTGGCAGCCGGGGCAGGTCTTTCCGATTCATTCGTCGATGCAGAAGATTACCCTGAGGGTGATTTTAAAAGCCGTGTTTGGGTTAACAGAGGGAGAGCGCTTTGAGCAGCTACAGAACCTACTGTGTGAGTTTACCGATGCGTTTAATGCGCCCTGGCAGTCTTTGTTTTTATTTCTGGAGCCATTGCAGAAGGATCTAGGAAGCTGGAGCCCCTGGGGGCAGTTTTTGCGACGTAAAGCAAAGATCAATCAGCTTTTATTAGATGAGATTCATGATCGCCGTCAGCAGCCCCCCCAAGACGATGTACTCAGCCTGCTTTTAGCTGCTCGAGATGAAGAGGATGGCTCGGCGCTATCTGACCTTGAGCTACGTGATGAGCTAATGACGCTGTTGTTTGCAGGCCATGAGACGACGGCATCGGTTCTCGCTTGGGCGATCTATTGGATTCACTCCCAGCCAGAAGTAAAGCAAAAGGTAATGGCTGAGCTATCGGATCTAGGGGCAGATCCAGACCCAATGGAGGTGGCAAAGCTTCCTTATCTCACAGCAGTCTGCAATGAGGCGCTACGAATTTATCCGGTGGTGCTATTTACCTTTGGGCGTATTCTCAAGCAGCCTTATAACTTTATGGGCTACAACCTGGAGCCGGGGATTATGTTGGCTCCCTGTATTTATTTGCTGCACCACAATCCGAAGCTTTACCCTGAGCCTAAAACCTTCCGGCCTGAACGATTTTTGGAGCGACAATTTTCGCCCTATGAATTCATTCCCTTCGGCGGCAGCAATCGGCGGTGTTTGGGATATACCTTTGCACTGTTTGAACTTAAGGTTGTGCTGGCAAAAATGTTGGGTTCAGCAAAGCTTGAGTTAGCGAGCGATCGCCCTTCAGTTCCGGTTCGTCGTGGTGTCACCTTTATGCCTTCAGAGGGCGTTCCGGTAAGGCCTCAGGGGTGA
- a CDS encoding MSMEG_0572/Sll0783 family nitrogen starvation response protein, which produces MPEVTAPAHKAGDFFVDYEEKVFPDVQADPGEKALVTFHTIAFEGSIGLVNLLQATRLIRKGFDTSVLLYGPGVTLGIQRGFPKLGDEAFPGHMAMNNQLVKLMEEGGKVYACRFALQALCGHGEPSLIPGIRPINPLDVLDIVLMHRKEGAFILDTWTT; this is translated from the coding sequence ATGCCAGAAGTAACAGCTCCCGCTCATAAGGCGGGCGATTTCTTTGTTGACTATGAAGAGAAAGTCTTTCCTGATGTGCAGGCAGACCCCGGTGAAAAAGCACTTGTAACCTTCCACACAATTGCCTTTGAAGGCTCGATTGGCTTGGTGAACTTGCTCCAGGCCACGCGCCTGATTCGGAAGGGCTTTGACACCTCAGTCTTGCTCTACGGTCCTGGGGTAACACTGGGCATCCAGCGCGGTTTCCCAAAGCTGGGCGATGAAGCCTTCCCCGGACATATGGCGATGAATAATCAGCTCGTTAAATTGATGGAAGAAGGCGGTAAGGTTTACGCCTGTCGGTTCGCACTCCAGGCGCTTTGCGGGCATGGTGAACCCTCCTTAATCCCCGGTATTCGCCCGATTAATCCCCTAGATGTCTTAGACATTGTGCTGATGCATCGCAAAGAAGGGGCATTTATCCTCGATACCTGGACAACCTAA
- a CDS encoding Nit6803 family nitrilase encodes MDYSRTIRAAAAQISPVLFSRDGTTEKVLDAISSAAKDGVELLVFPETFIPYYPYFSFVQPPVLMGKEHMRLYEEAVTVPSPVTDAVGQAARTHSMVIVLGVNERDAGSLYNTQLIFDADGTLLLKRRKITPTYHERMVWGQGDGAGLQVLDTAVGRLGALACWEHYNPLARFALMAQHEQIHCGQFPGSMVGQIFGDQMEVTMRHHALESGCFVVNATGWLSEEQKQQIVTDEKLQKVLSGGCYTAIISPEGVPLCEPITQGEGLAVANLDFALITKRKRMMDSVGHYARPDLLRLLLDQEAWSVLEQSAGQSPVTDAENSPLLTTAPVPMSLTTEAL; translated from the coding sequence GTGGACTATTCCCGAACCATACGAGCGGCAGCGGCTCAGATTAGTCCGGTTTTGTTTAGTCGAGACGGGACTACTGAAAAGGTTTTAGATGCGATCTCATCCGCAGCCAAGGACGGGGTAGAGCTACTGGTTTTTCCAGAAACCTTTATCCCTTACTATCCGTATTTTTCGTTCGTGCAGCCTCCAGTGCTGATGGGTAAAGAACATATGCGCCTCTATGAAGAGGCCGTCACAGTTCCTAGCCCTGTCACCGATGCGGTTGGTCAAGCCGCTCGCACCCACAGCATGGTAATTGTTTTGGGCGTCAATGAACGGGACGCCGGATCGCTCTATAACACTCAGCTTATTTTTGATGCCGACGGTACTCTGCTACTGAAGCGGCGCAAAATCACCCCCACCTATCACGAGCGCATGGTGTGGGGGCAGGGTGACGGGGCAGGCCTCCAGGTTTTAGACACCGCCGTTGGTCGATTAGGTGCCCTAGCCTGTTGGGAACATTACAACCCCTTGGCGCGGTTTGCGTTGATGGCTCAGCACGAGCAGATCCACTGCGGTCAGTTCCCAGGGTCAATGGTCGGTCAAATCTTCGGTGACCAAATGGAGGTGACCATGCGCCACCATGCTTTAGAGTCAGGCTGTTTTGTGGTCAACGCCACCGGCTGGCTTTCCGAAGAGCAGAAGCAGCAAATTGTTACCGATGAAAAATTGCAGAAGGTGCTGAGCGGAGGCTGCTACACCGCCATCATTAGTCCCGAAGGAGTACCGCTGTGTGAGCCAATTACGCAGGGGGAAGGGCTGGCTGTGGCAAATCTAGATTTTGCCTTAATCACCAAGCGCAAGCGCATGATGGATTCTGTCGGGCACTATGCCCGCCCCGACTTACTGCGGCTACTGCTTGACCAAGAGGCTTGGTCCGTTCTGGAGCAATCTGCTGGTCAATCACCGGTGACAGATGCTGAGAATAGCCCTCTGCTAACGACTGCACCTGTTCCCATGTCTCTTACGACAGAGGCACTTTAA
- a CDS encoding MSMEG_0568 family radical SAM protein, whose protein sequence is MNKQQLITELQSSGLKLVDPNVGAAGRRGGAGPSDHKAVTIEGTTVMVPIYTGTADQSPYTAEADTLLLKREGKAVAPLHFPEQPQFYGLETTDGIPYWKIALLHSHDVLATTVQQTCKRYRDPETVCQFCAIEKSLDADRTIARKTPEQLAEVAEAAVRLDGVTQMVMTTGTPNTLDRGAAYLTDCARAVKARVDLPIQAQCEPPDDFGWFERMKAAGIDSLGMHLEAVEDEVRSQIMPGKADVPVSFYFEAFEAAVKVFGRGQVSTYLLAGLGDSAETLIKTCDRLIQIGVYPFVVPFVPITETPLAGHPAPTAEFMLTIYQQVGALLKISDLSSAEMKAGCAKCGACSALSTFES, encoded by the coding sequence ATGAACAAACAACAACTGATTACAGAGCTGCAGTCCAGTGGCCTAAAGCTGGTGGACCCTAACGTAGGGGCTGCCGGACGCCGAGGCGGAGCCGGTCCTTCAGACCATAAGGCGGTCACCATTGAGGGGACGACGGTGATGGTGCCGATTTACACCGGCACTGCCGATCAGTCTCCCTACACGGCGGAAGCGGATACCCTATTGCTCAAGCGAGAAGGTAAAGCCGTTGCCCCGCTCCACTTTCCGGAGCAGCCTCAGTTTTATGGTCTGGAGACTACCGACGGCATTCCCTACTGGAAGATTGCGCTGCTCCACAGCCATGATGTGCTAGCGACGACGGTGCAGCAGACCTGTAAGCGATACCGCGATCCAGAAACGGTCTGTCAGTTCTGTGCCATTGAAAAGTCGCTGGATGCTGACCGCACCATTGCCCGTAAAACGCCGGAACAGCTGGCTGAAGTCGCTGAAGCAGCCGTGCGCCTTGATGGGGTAACCCAAATGGTGATGACCACGGGGACGCCCAATACGTTAGATCGCGGTGCAGCCTATCTGACCGACTGCGCCCGAGCTGTGAAGGCCCGAGTGGATTTGCCGATTCAGGCCCAGTGCGAACCGCCGGATGATTTTGGCTGGTTTGAGCGGATGAAAGCAGCGGGTATTGATAGCTTGGGCATGCACCTAGAGGCAGTGGAGGATGAGGTGCGATCGCAAATCATGCCCGGGAAGGCAGATGTGCCGGTGTCATTTTACTTTGAGGCATTTGAGGCCGCCGTGAAAGTCTTTGGTCGCGGACAGGTAAGTACCTATCTGCTGGCTGGCTTGGGGGATAGTGCAGAAACGCTGATTAAGACTTGCGATCGTTTGATCCAAATAGGGGTTTATCCTTTCGTGGTTCCCTTTGTACCGATTACGGAAACTCCACTGGCGGGGCATCCGGCTCCGACAGCGGAGTTCATGTTGACGATCTATCAGCAGGTGGGTGCATTGCTGAAGATATCTGATTTGTCTTCTGCAGAGATGAAAGCAGGCTGTGCCAAGTGTGGTGCTTGTTCGGCTCTGTCTACGTTTGAGTCCTAG
- a CDS encoding MSMEG_0567/Sll0786 family nitrogen starvation N-acetyltransferase: protein MSAQRYTFELARSQTEVDAYFDLRRTIFCEEQGLFEGHDEDGIDAIATPIIAIDRESSNRVVGVVRIYEDNTRLWYGGRLGVHPDYRRVGRIGKGLIYKAVTTANTWGCDRFLATVQQQNVRFFQRQHWFSLEEIEICDRPHHLMEAELDFYPPGNEPRPVLTRPVAQAS from the coding sequence ATGTCTGCCCAACGCTATACCTTTGAACTGGCCCGTTCTCAAACAGAAGTTGATGCCTACTTTGATCTGAGGCGCACTATCTTTTGCGAAGAGCAGGGACTGTTTGAAGGCCATGATGAAGATGGTATAGACGCGATCGCAACCCCCATCATCGCCATCGATCGTGAATCATCTAATCGGGTCGTCGGCGTTGTCAGAATATACGAAGATAACACCCGCCTCTGGTATGGCGGCAGGCTGGGCGTGCATCCTGACTATCGGCGCGTCGGTCGCATTGGCAAGGGACTCATATACAAGGCAGTTACAACCGCAAACACTTGGGGTTGCGATCGCTTCTTAGCCACTGTTCAACAGCAAAACGTACGCTTCTTTCAGCGGCAGCATTGGTTCTCGCTAGAAGAGATTGAGATTTGCGATCGCCCCCATCACCTCATGGAGGCAGAGCTAGACTTTTATCCACCAGGGAATGAACCACGCCCTGTGCTGACTCGGCCCGTGGCCCAAGCATCATAA
- a CDS encoding sll0787 family AIR synthase-like protein, translating to MLTELAANLRQTLGILHKQDIQPVAHHLGRWVPDNTTDSPIWLGDDCAAIPDGEGYLLLAAEGMWSVLVETEPWFAGWCGVLVNVSDIYAMGGKPVAVVDALWSRSVEQSQQIWEGMKAASKAFNVPIVGGHTHCHSPYEALSVAILGRAQHLITSFNAQLGDTLLLVTDFNGKPHPKYPFWDAATMAEPAVLQANLDLLPTLAAAGLCDAGKDVSMGGLVGTLLMLLETSGCGAILDLDCVPVPSSLSLEQWLVSFPSYGFLLSVRPKKVASIQTLFRQQELVCDAIGQITEGQALTFQAGSKSTCFWNLSQDPLTGFSKL from the coding sequence ATGCTCACCGAGCTAGCGGCAAACCTACGGCAAACGCTGGGTATCTTGCACAAACAAGATATTCAACCCGTAGCCCATCACCTCGGTCGCTGGGTTCCCGATAATACGACGGATTCTCCGATCTGGCTGGGCGATGACTGTGCTGCGATTCCCGATGGCGAAGGCTACTTACTACTGGCCGCAGAAGGGATGTGGTCGGTCTTGGTAGAGACAGAACCCTGGTTTGCAGGCTGGTGTGGTGTCTTGGTCAACGTCAGCGATATCTATGCAATGGGAGGCAAGCCGGTCGCCGTCGTCGATGCCCTCTGGAGTCGCTCAGTCGAACAGTCTCAGCAGATCTGGGAAGGCATGAAAGCGGCATCAAAAGCCTTCAACGTCCCGATTGTGGGCGGACACACCCACTGCCACAGTCCCTATGAAGCGCTATCGGTGGCAATTCTAGGACGCGCGCAGCATCTGATTACAAGCTTTAACGCTCAACTTGGTGACACCCTATTGCTGGTCACGGATTTCAATGGCAAACCGCATCCTAAATATCCATTTTGGGATGCCGCGACGATGGCAGAGCCTGCAGTTTTGCAGGCCAATCTCGATTTACTGCCGACCCTAGCGGCTGCTGGTCTGTGTGATGCAGGTAAAGACGTCAGCATGGGTGGTTTAGTGGGCACATTGTTGATGCTCTTAGAAACATCCGGCTGTGGCGCTATTTTGGACCTTGACTGCGTTCCTGTGCCCTCTAGCTTGAGCTTGGAGCAATGGCTGGTAAGCTTTCCTAGCTATGGATTTTTACTCAGTGTGCGACCTAAAAAAGTTGCTTCAATTCAGACTTTATTCCGTCAACAGGAACTTGTCTGTGATGCGATCGGGCAGATTACAGAAGGACAGGCCTTAACATTCCAGGCTGGCTCTAAATCAACCTGCTTTTGGAACTTGAGCCAAGATCCGCTCACTGGCTTTTCTAAATTGTGA
- a CDS encoding Uma2 family endonuclease has product MPQYLCAKLRAVLLESPAVVRLEANPPQSIQEEVPDTVQRLPTNLYSDEPPLETDFHRDQIDLLLRLLKYWWRDRSDFYISGNLTVYYNEKQLKSQDFKGPDVFVVLGAEKKNRRSWAIWEEGGKYPNLVIELLSDSTAAIDRGKKKDLYQDVWRVPEYYWFHPETMEFAGFRLMGGTYVEIELTDGKLKSEQLGLALGIYDRQLRWYTAEGELIPLPEDVAQQQADQERQRADQERQQKERLENYLRSQGINPDEIS; this is encoded by the coding sequence ATGCCTCAATACCTCTGCGCTAAACTGAGGGCAGTTTTGCTGGAGAGTCCTGCAGTGGTTCGTCTTGAAGCTAACCCGCCACAATCAATTCAAGAAGAAGTCCCTGATACCGTTCAGCGATTACCTACAAATTTGTATAGCGATGAGCCACCTTTGGAAACTGACTTTCACCGCGACCAGATTGATCTTCTACTCCGGCTGCTGAAATATTGGTGGAGAGACCGCTCAGACTTTTATATCTCTGGGAATCTCACTGTTTACTACAACGAGAAACAGCTTAAATCACAAGACTTTAAGGGGCCTGATGTTTTCGTTGTCCTCGGCGCAGAGAAAAAGAACCGCCGTAGTTGGGCCATTTGGGAAGAAGGGGGCAAATATCCCAATCTTGTGATTGAGCTGCTGTCTGATTCCACGGCGGCGATTGATCGGGGTAAGAAGAAAGATCTCTATCAGGACGTCTGGCGTGTACCGGAGTATTACTGGTTTCATCCAGAGACGATGGAGTTTGCTGGATTTCGGCTCATGGGTGGAACCTATGTTGAAATTGAACTCACGGATGGCAAATTGAAAAGTGAGCAGTTGGGCTTAGCACTAGGCATCTATGACCGACAGCTACGCTGGTATACGGCAGAGGGAGAGTTGATCCCTTTACCGGAGGATGTTGCCCAACAGCAGGCAGATCAGGAACGACAACGGGCAGATCAGGAACGGCAACAGAAAGAGCGGCTGGAGAATTATTTGCGATCGCAAGGCATCAACCCAGACGAAATCTCTTAA
- a CDS encoding MSMEG_0565 family glycosyltransferase, with protein sequence MSRSSLSIALLTYATKPRGSVIHTLELATALTALGHHVCVYALDKDGKGFERSLPFPTQLVPAQDAPKDIDVLIQQRIQEFIGFFTAHPHHHDIYHAQDCIGANALIQLRQSQTIPHVVRTVHHVEDFQSPYLQQCQDRSIQEPDLCLCVSDRWQQALQKEYYIEAPRVLNGVDLNRFSPELSGQEIELQKRYGLNDSPTYLTVGGIEPRKNSLRLLQAFAQVLRSHPQAQLVIAGGATLFDYQPYRDQFFQLADQFNIAVGRSLILPGVVTNAELPALYRCADVFCFPSTTEGWGLVVLEAIASHLPVILSNQPPFTEFLSTEQALFVEPEDEDAIALAMQSALDPRLAQTLITNSYTILQNYTWKKSAQLHLQHYQALLYTR encoded by the coding sequence ATGTCTAGATCATCACTCTCGATCGCGCTCCTCACCTATGCAACCAAACCTCGGGGCAGCGTCATCCACACTCTAGAGCTAGCGACAGCTCTCACCGCCCTTGGGCATCACGTCTGTGTCTACGCTCTTGATAAAGATGGAAAAGGATTTGAGCGATCGCTTCCCTTTCCAACGCAACTCGTTCCGGCTCAAGACGCGCCTAAAGACATCGACGTCCTTATCCAGCAGCGAATCCAGGAATTTATAGGCTTCTTTACAGCTCATCCCCACCATCACGATATCTATCACGCCCAAGACTGCATTGGTGCCAATGCCTTGATCCAACTGCGACAGTCGCAAACAATTCCCCACGTTGTTCGCACCGTGCATCATGTCGAAGACTTTCAAAGTCCCTATCTGCAGCAGTGCCAAGATCGCTCGATTCAGGAGCCTGACTTGTGTTTGTGCGTCAGCGATCGCTGGCAGCAAGCTCTACAGAAGGAGTATTACATTGAAGCTCCCCGCGTCCTCAACGGCGTCGATCTCAACCGATTCTCACCGGAACTGTCGGGCCAAGAGATTGAACTACAAAAACGCTACGGCCTCAATGACTCTCCGACTTATCTAACGGTGGGTGGCATTGAGCCTCGGAAAAACTCACTCCGACTGCTGCAGGCATTTGCCCAAGTTTTACGCAGCCACCCTCAAGCTCAACTGGTGATCGCAGGGGGGGCAACTCTATTTGACTATCAGCCCTATCGAGACCAGTTCTTTCAGCTTGCCGATCAGTTCAATATTGCCGTAGGTCGGTCCTTAATTTTGCCGGGTGTGGTGACCAATGCAGAGTTACCTGCACTCTATCGCTGTGCGGATGTGTTCTGTTTTCCTTCAACAACAGAGGGCTGGGGGTTGGTCGTACTGGAAGCGATCGCATCCCATCTCCCCGTCATTCTTTCTAATCAGCCACCATTCACAGAGTTCCTATCGACCGAGCAGGCGCTGTTTGTGGAACCTGAAGATGAGGACGCCATTGCTTTGGCCATGCAGTCTGCCTTAGACCCACGATTGGCACAGACGCTGATCACAAACAGCTATACAATCTTGCAAAACTATACATGGAAGAAATCCGCACAGCTTCATCTCCAGCACTACCAAGCGTTGCTGTACACCCGCTGA
- a CDS encoding MSMEG_0570 family nitrogen starvation response protein codes for MPEMRFQIEWPDGTQETCYSPSLVVKDYLAVGETYSLEEFVTKIRAALKIASDRVQAKYGFPCGLALGQLKEIESKAMGYRDLPDPKVRAIQFIE; via the coding sequence ATGCCTGAAATGCGTTTTCAAATCGAATGGCCCGACGGTACCCAGGAGACCTGCTACTCACCATCACTTGTGGTCAAGGACTATCTAGCCGTAGGCGAGACCTATAGCCTTGAAGAGTTTGTGACCAAAATAAGAGCAGCTCTGAAGATTGCGAGCGATCGCGTCCAGGCAAAATATGGCTTTCCCTGCGGTCTTGCCCTGGGACAACTAAAAGAAATTGAGTCAAAAGCTATGGGCTACCGTGACTTACCCGACCCCAAAGTTCGTGCCATTCAATTTATCGAATAA
- the fmdA gene encoding formamidase — translation MPETLFKIDLTKPMHAQEVPGHNRWHPEIPAVVNVKPGDSFRIECKDWTDGQIKNDDDPSDIRDVELSVVHVLSGPIRVEGAEPGDILVVDLLDIGALRGDEWGFTGIFDRENGGGFLTDHFPDAAKACWDLQGIYTSTRHIPGVKFAGITHPGLIGCAPSAELLATWNKREKALVDKGGPPWKPPIPALAELPNPKNAVLGTLAASEFDRVAAEAARTVPPREHGGNCDIKNLSKGSRIYFPVYVDGANLSMGDIHFSQGDGEISFCGAIEMSGYIDLHVDLIKGGVEKYGMVNPIFKPGPVEPQYSEYLIFEGISVDEHTGEQYYLDAHVAYRRACLNAIEYLKKFGYTGEQAYLLLSCAPVEGRVSGIVDIPNACCTLALPTGIFDKSILPT, via the coding sequence ATGCCTGAAACCCTCTTCAAAATTGATCTAACAAAGCCAATGCACGCACAGGAAGTGCCAGGACATAATCGTTGGCACCCTGAGATTCCGGCTGTGGTCAATGTGAAACCGGGCGATAGCTTCAGAATTGAATGCAAAGACTGGACCGACGGCCAAATTAAGAATGATGATGACCCCAGCGATATTCGAGATGTTGAACTGTCTGTTGTTCATGTTCTAAGCGGTCCAATTCGTGTCGAAGGGGCAGAACCAGGCGATATTTTGGTAGTTGATCTGCTCGATATCGGCGCACTGCGTGGAGATGAGTGGGGCTTTACAGGCATCTTTGATCGCGAGAATGGAGGTGGTTTTCTGACCGATCATTTTCCTGACGCCGCCAAAGCCTGCTGGGATTTACAGGGCATCTACACCAGCACCCGTCATATTCCTGGCGTCAAGTTTGCGGGCATTACCCATCCCGGCCTGATTGGCTGCGCTCCGTCTGCTGAATTATTGGCGACCTGGAACAAGCGAGAGAAAGCCCTGGTTGATAAAGGCGGACCACCTTGGAAGCCCCCTATCCCAGCCCTAGCAGAGTTGCCGAATCCTAAAAACGCGGTTCTAGGAACGCTGGCAGCATCTGAATTCGATCGAGTCGCAGCAGAAGCAGCTCGAACGGTTCCGCCGCGCGAGCATGGTGGCAACTGCGACATCAAGAATCTCTCAAAAGGATCTCGCATTTACTTTCCGGTGTATGTCGATGGAGCCAATCTATCTATGGGAGATATTCACTTCTCTCAGGGAGATGGCGAGATTTCTTTCTGCGGCGCGATTGAGATGTCAGGGTATATCGACCTGCACGTGGATCTGATTAAGGGCGGCGTGGAAAAGTATGGCATGGTTAACCCCATCTTCAAGCCCGGTCCCGTGGAACCGCAGTATTCTGAATATCTAATTTTTGAAGGCATATCGGTTGATGAACATACAGGTGAACAGTACTACCTAGATGCCCATGTCGCCTACCGACGGGCCTGCCTCAATGCAATTGAGTATCTCAAGAAGTTTGGCTACACGGGCGAACAAGCTTACCTACTACTAAGCTGCGCCCCCGTTGAAGGCCGCGTCAGCGGTATTGTTGACATCCCAAATGCGTGCTGCACGTTGGCACTGCCCACGGGTATCTTCGATAAAAGCATCTTGCCAACCTAG
- a CDS encoding FmdB family zinc ribbon protein, which yields MPLYDFRCETCGEFDAWQTLAELDQPMPCPTCPATTKRLFSASNISLSSGKLRTMDRQVASEPRVVKRDRNPTPPRHQASKNPRPWMVGHSTQRL from the coding sequence ATGCCGCTCTACGACTTTCGCTGTGAGACCTGTGGCGAGTTTGATGCATGGCAAACGCTAGCTGAGCTAGATCAGCCGATGCCCTGCCCAACCTGCCCAGCCACTACGAAGCGTCTCTTTTCAGCTTCAAATATTAGCTTAAGTTCCGGCAAGTTAAGGACGATGGACCGTCAAGTTGCTTCAGAACCTAGGGTTGTAAAACGCGATCGCAACCCCACCCCCCCGAGACACCAAGCGTCTAAAAACCCTAGACCTTGGATGGTTGGTCATTCAACCCAAAGACTCTAA